Part of the Candidatus Palauibacter soopunensis genome, CCGGAAAAGGTGACCGCGGCGACCGACGCGCTCGCGGCCCACTTTGACGGCTACGGGTTCGCGCCGGCGCACGGACTCCCGATCCCGGGGGAGGACGCGGCCCCGTACTACGAGCGCCTGAACGAGGTCGTGCGGCGGGTGGCGGCGGGCGGGCGCGGGGGCGTCCTGTGAGCGGGGGCGTCCCGTGAGCGCGATCGGCCTGGGCGGCGGGGTCTCCTGGGTCCACGAGTGCTTCCCGGAGACCGACGCCCACATCCACGTCTCCGTCTACCTGGTCGAGGCGCCGGAGGGGGCGATCCTCATGGACTCCGGCTCCTTCCATCACCGCCAGCGCCTTTCGGACCGGATCGGCGACGCCACCGCGGGGCGGGGCGTCGACGCCGTCATCCTGTCCCACTCCGACTATCCCCACTCGGGGAACATCCCCGCCTTCCGCCGGGACTGGGGCGACTTCGAGATCGTCGCCTCCTGCGGCGACCCCGACCTCCAGGGCCTCCCGTACGCGCGGCGCACGAAGATCGGAGACGTGACCGAGGTGCTGGGCCGGCGCTTCATCGTCCTCGACCCTCCGCTCGCCGACCGAAATCACACGACGTGGGTCTACGACGAAGCCTCGCGCACTCTCTTCGTGGCGGACGGCTTCGGGACGCTCCACGCCCCCGGCGCCTGCGACATCGACTGGGGCCGGATCCCGGAGGACGGACGCGCGGAGGGCGTGCACGAGTTCCACGCCCAGACGCTCCCGTGGCTGCGCTATGCGGACCCCGAGCGCGTCATGGGTGCGCTGCATGCCATGCTGGAACGGCACCCCCCGGCCTGGATCGCCCCGATCCACGGCCCCCCGATCGCCGAGGCGGACGTGGACCGCTACATGGCCGACCTGAGCGACGCCCTAACCCGCATCACGGAACGCCACCGCCTCTGACGACGCTCGCCGGGCGACCGCGCAGATTCGGGAAGCGTGGCGCGCCGGTCAGGCCGGGGAGGGCGAGGACCTCGTGATGGCCGAAGGGACGCGTGGGGGGGTCGCAGGCGAGTTTTGGGGCTCCGGTACGGGGACGCCGTTCTTCAGCATCGTCTCAATGAACAGGCGTTGCGCTTCTCGCAATTCGGCTCGGGCCTCGGCCTCCGTCCGCCCCTGCGCAATACAGCCCTCCAATTCCACGACGCGCGCAACGTGGAAGGCGCCGTGACGGCGCTCGTCGCGTGTGACTTCGATCGTGTACGGCAGCGCCATGTACCGGTCAGCTTCGCTCATTGCAGTGTCTCCATGACGTCCGGATGCCGGGGATGATAGAAGACCGTGTGATTGCCCCCCTCGCGGCTCTCGAACCCGTGGACCGCATAGTAACGTACGATGTCGCGCCTCCGACAAGTGCCTCTTGAGTGTTTCAATCGCTCCCGGAGCTTTTTCCGGCGGGTCAAGAGTCGCCCAGACCGGCTTTCAGCGGTCGATCAACTCTTCAAGGTCGCCCTCGGAGGCGGCGCCGACGATTCGCGCGTGCTCCGACAGGAATGTCGGAGTGGCGGTGATCCGCCAGCGGTCGGCGAGCGCGGCGTCGCGGGCGAGGCGCTCGGTCGTCGCGGGGGAGTTCAGGCAGCGGACGAGAAGCGTTCCCGCGGACTGCTCGGATTG contains:
- a CDS encoding MBL fold metallo-hydrolase; its protein translation is MSAIGLGGGVSWVHECFPETDAHIHVSVYLVEAPEGAILMDSGSFHHRQRLSDRIGDATAGRGVDAVILSHSDYPHSGNIPAFRRDWGDFEIVASCGDPDLQGLPYARRTKIGDVTEVLGRRFIVLDPPLADRNHTTWVYDEASRTLFVADGFGTLHAPGACDIDWGRIPEDGRAEGVHEFHAQTLPWLRYADPERVMGALHAMLERHPPAWIAPIHGPPIAEADVDRYMADLSDALTRITERHRL